From Zerene cesonia ecotype Mississippi chromosome 16, Zerene_cesonia_1.1, whole genome shotgun sequence, one genomic window encodes:
- the LOC119832754 gene encoding uncharacterized protein LOC119832754 isoform X2, with protein sequence MYKTVRHGENSLQYTILPQTEEVLSNSGLKGKGRDYSPSIHVRRSRRRSTLKYVLMIIFGTIVALALASVPLYVMNGALFARRLQFDHHDTTSAPLSPGGREIIRSRKKELKMSPEIITIKPKEEISTTISSTTPSTTTTTQIPSTVTSEKVTTPPWTMPALRSWKTSASSTLLPQLPTEDIERIALIGTPSGSVRLLDHYMSMKPWDKDIIIRPTVTSEPITIRNVFNYYSRAFNPTEKIVTDSVKVFDDVLITTKATPIKTSTTYDITSTSERSKFKDLKDTLLSVDDDDEFKESLEVDEVFSLPPLKPDSAVPSSDSDEVTVSKATDNGWYGARWPFVDSSTYFQWPVNGPGDSLLLPLLTAALSSMTFVLLLALAIKLRKRSSHSSAQLGLTAELQTDDNTNLLQAENPEEAEE encoded by the exons ATGTACAAAACAGTGCGTCATGGCGAAAATAGTCTTCAATACACCATTCTTCCGCAAACCGAGGAAGTTTTAAGCAACAGTGGACTTAAGGGAAAAGGTCGTGATTACAGCCCGTCGATTCATGTGCGACGCTCAAGGAGGAGATcgactttaaaatatgttttaatgatcATTTTTGGAACAATCGTCGCCCTGGCACTCGCTTCCGTTCCTCTTTATGTCATGAATGGTGCTTTATTTGCTCGAAGATTGCAGTTCGATCACCACGACACCACAAGTGCGCCTCTTTCACCGGGAGGAAGAGAGATCATTCGATCTCGGAAAAAGGAACTTAAAATGTCACCAGAAATTATCACTATTAAACCTAAAGAAGAAATTAGTACTACAATTTCCAGTACAACTCCATCAACAACAACTACTACTCAAATTCCTAGCACCGTAACGAGTGAAAAAGTAACGACACCACCTTGGACTATGCCTGCTTTAAGATCTTGGAAGACATCAGCTTCATCTACCTTACTTCCACAATTACCAACGGAGGATATAGAACGAATCGCATTAATCGGTACACCTTCGGGCAGTGTGCGCCTGTTAGATCATTACATGTCTATGAAACCATGGGATAAAGACATCATTATAAGACCCACAGTCACATCAGAGCCCATAACAATCCGCAACGTTTTCAACTATTATTCTCGTGCCTTTAATCCTACAGAGAAAATTGTAACAGACAGTGTCAAAGTATTCGATGACGTATTGATTACAACGAAAGCTACACCAATAAAGACATCAACCACGTATGACATAACTAGCACAAGTGAACGATCTAAATTTAAAGACTTGAAAGATACGTTACTATCTGTAGACGACGACGATGAATTTAAAGAATCATTAGAAGTGGATGAGGTATTTTCCCTACCGCCATTAAAGCCAGATTCTGCTGTGCCAAGCTCAGATTCCGACGAAGTAACGGTGTCGAAGGCGACCGATAACGGATGGTACGGAGCGAGGTGGCCTTTCGTCGATTCGTCAACTTACTTCCAATGGCCAGTTAAT GGACCTGGCGATAGCTTATTACTACCACTGCTGACTGCTGCCTTGTCGTCTATGACATTTGTGTTACTACTTGCTCTTGCGATAAAGTTACGAAAAAGAAGCAGCCATTCCTCTGCTCAACTTGGG TTAACCGCCGAATTACAGACAGATGACAACACTAATTTATTGCAAGCCGAAAATCCTGAAGAGGCAGAGGAGTGA
- the LOC119832754 gene encoding uncharacterized protein LOC119832754 isoform X1: MYKTVRHGENSLQYTILPQTEEVLSNSGLKGKGRDYSPSIHVRRSRRRSTLKYVLMIIFGTIVALALASVPLYVMNGALFARRLQFDHHDTTSAPLSPGGREIIRSRKKELKMSPEIITIKPKEEISTTISSTTPSTTTTTQIPSTVTSEKVTTPPWTMPALRSWKTSASSTLLPQLPTEDIERIALIGTPSGSVRLLDHYMSMKPWDKDIIIRPTVTSEPITIRNVFNYYSRAFNPTEKIVTDSVKVFDDVLITTKATPIKTSTTYDITSTSERSKFKDLKDTLLSVDDDDEFKESLEVDEVFSLPPLKPDSAVPSSDSDEVTVSKATDNGWYGARWPFVDSSTYFQWPVNGPGDSLLLPLLTAALSSMTFVLLLALAIKLRKRSSHSSAQLGKLTAELQTDDNTNLLQAENPEEAEE; the protein is encoded by the exons ATGTACAAAACAGTGCGTCATGGCGAAAATAGTCTTCAATACACCATTCTTCCGCAAACCGAGGAAGTTTTAAGCAACAGTGGACTTAAGGGAAAAGGTCGTGATTACAGCCCGTCGATTCATGTGCGACGCTCAAGGAGGAGATcgactttaaaatatgttttaatgatcATTTTTGGAACAATCGTCGCCCTGGCACTCGCTTCCGTTCCTCTTTATGTCATGAATGGTGCTTTATTTGCTCGAAGATTGCAGTTCGATCACCACGACACCACAAGTGCGCCTCTTTCACCGGGAGGAAGAGAGATCATTCGATCTCGGAAAAAGGAACTTAAAATGTCACCAGAAATTATCACTATTAAACCTAAAGAAGAAATTAGTACTACAATTTCCAGTACAACTCCATCAACAACAACTACTACTCAAATTCCTAGCACCGTAACGAGTGAAAAAGTAACGACACCACCTTGGACTATGCCTGCTTTAAGATCTTGGAAGACATCAGCTTCATCTACCTTACTTCCACAATTACCAACGGAGGATATAGAACGAATCGCATTAATCGGTACACCTTCGGGCAGTGTGCGCCTGTTAGATCATTACATGTCTATGAAACCATGGGATAAAGACATCATTATAAGACCCACAGTCACATCAGAGCCCATAACAATCCGCAACGTTTTCAACTATTATTCTCGTGCCTTTAATCCTACAGAGAAAATTGTAACAGACAGTGTCAAAGTATTCGATGACGTATTGATTACAACGAAAGCTACACCAATAAAGACATCAACCACGTATGACATAACTAGCACAAGTGAACGATCTAAATTTAAAGACTTGAAAGATACGTTACTATCTGTAGACGACGACGATGAATTTAAAGAATCATTAGAAGTGGATGAGGTATTTTCCCTACCGCCATTAAAGCCAGATTCTGCTGTGCCAAGCTCAGATTCCGACGAAGTAACGGTGTCGAAGGCGACCGATAACGGATGGTACGGAGCGAGGTGGCCTTTCGTCGATTCGTCAACTTACTTCCAATGGCCAGTTAAT GGACCTGGCGATAGCTTATTACTACCACTGCTGACTGCTGCCTTGTCGTCTATGACATTTGTGTTACTACTTGCTCTTGCGATAAAGTTACGAAAAAGAAGCAGCCATTCCTCTGCTCAACTTGGG AAGTTAACCGCCGAATTACAGACAGATGACAACACTAATTTATTGCAAGCCGAAAATCCTGAAGAGGCAGAGGAGTGA